The following DNA comes from Anopheles coustani chromosome 2, idAnoCousDA_361_x.2, whole genome shotgun sequence.
CCGTATAACTTGCATTGGAGACAATTCTTATTGGAAAACGATGGCCTTGCGTAAACCCAGTACGCTTTCCGGGCTGGGGCacgaattttccctttttatgtCTCTTTTTATGTCCCCATGAAGCGCTTGGGATCGTGACCGTGTGGCAGATGCCGTTTTTGCAGGTAATCACTACAGGGCTTCTATTATCATGCCCTTCCGATGATGTATAAGGGGGACAGTATGGAGTCCAACGGTTCCGACCCACGAGAGTCTTCTAACTTTCGCCCTTGACATTCGCTACCCCGGTTGTGCTTTCCGGCGTTACGAATCCTATAGGCGCCATTTGACAAGCAAGCTTCGTagtacaaaaaacacacacacaccttaaaactcgcagcatccgaggCCGATTCCGACACTGACCCACATTTTCTACCGGGCCGCCGGCTCGCGACCGCAACCGTGTCGTAATGGATTAGGTTTGTCATACCGAATCGCCAAAACGACTAAAACAACCCAAATGAAACACAAGCCCAAGAGaggcggtttgtttttttttcggcggTGGAATCTGCAAAATACAAATCAAATGTGATGCAAACACCTTCCCAACCCGGCACGGAGTTCGGAGAGTGAAGTTTATTGAGCTGCTACTCGCTATTAACGACCGATCCCTAACATCCTCTAAAGATTATCGAAAAACTGCTAAACTTCAAGCTACGACGGCCTTTCCTCAGCATCGTTCGTTGTGTTGAGCTGTTGCATAAGCCTTCCTTTTTATTGCTGCCAATTAAACAGCCGCCACTGCCCCGTTCCAGTCTGCCGTTGCTTCGTAACGAACCTAAGGCCACTGGGAGGACAGTGTGATCTTCAGCGTCCACCCGTGGTGCAGCTTGAGCCGATCGATTTCATTCTTGACCGGAAACTCCACCACAATCCCCTCGCTGGATGGCTTCCACTGGagggcaaaaaggaaaaccgtaATTGTTAGTGATAGTGAAACCAAATAAAATCGAAGAGAGATTCGCAGGAACACACCTTCAATGCCGTCCCATAACCAAGCATCGTTATTTGCACGATCTTTCTCACGTCGTTGCTGAAGACTCCCAGTTGAACGGAGTTCGTTTTGTAAGGATAGTTCAGTACGATCGCATATACCGTGGTGAAGCTGGTGTCTCGCGCCTTTGCTGATGTGCGCACGCCGGAAGAAGATGGTTGCCGTGCGGCCGTATACCAAACGCCCGCGGTAAGTGTATCATTCTGGTACATCCAGGGACGAGTTTTGTAGATCGCTTCCCCATTCACCTTCAGCCAACTGTGGCGATAAAAAAAGGGCAAGAAAACTCAGTCAAAGCCCTCCTTGAGATTCACTAGGCAGCCCTACTTACCTTCCCATGTCCACCAGGCGTTCGGCAAAGATCGGATCAATCGTGCCTGCCTTCGTAGGGCCTACGTTGATGAGAATGTTTCCGCCACAACTAACGGTAGTCGCAATCTCGGCGATCAGTTCCGCCGTGGTCATAAAGTCCTCCAGCCGGGCATTGCCCCGGTGACCCCAGCTTTGCTTATCGAGCGTGAGTGCATTTTCCCACTTGTGCTTCTGCAGCACGCCCGGGTTGTACCGGTCGGAGCAGGTGTGGAAATCACCGTGCAAGCAGAGCGTTCCCATGCCCCACCGGTCGTTGGTCACGATCGTATCGCGCACCGGGCTGTCGTTGTACAGCCACGTGAAGAATTCCTTCGCCTTCCAGTACCCATCCGGTGCCTCCCAATCGCCGTCACTCCACAGCACCTCCGGCCGGTAGGTATTGATGAGCTCCTTCAACTCCGGCCACACCTTCCCGTCGACGTAGTCACGCTTCAGGAACGCGTGCAGCTTGTCATCCGTGTACAGTCGGTTGAACCACTCGAACAGCGAGTAGTACACGCCGAACGTTAGCTTCCCGTTCGCCCGGATTGCACCGGCCAGCTCGCCCAGAATGTCCCGGTGCGGTCCCACGTCCACCGCGTTCCATCCGAACGTGTGGTGCGATGGCCACAGCGTGTAGCCCTCGTGGTGTTTGCTCGTCAACACCACGTACCGGGCACCGGACCGTTCGAACAGTTCGGCCCACTCGGTTGCGTTGAACAGTTCCGCCGTAAAGTCACTCGCAAAGTCCTGATACGTGAAGCCTGGCTTGTAGTTGTCCCGCATGAACTGCACGTACGCTTCCGTTTTGCTGCCCTGCCAATTGATCCAGAACCACTCGGTGCCGAAGCTGGGCACGGCGTACACACCCCAGTGGATGAAGATGCCCACCTTCGCGTCGTCGTACCAGCGGGGCAAGGGCCGGGCATCCAGGCTCTCCCATGTCGGCTCGTACTTGCGGGCGGCCGTAAATGCCTGCCGCTGCGAGCAAACCAGCGACAGCAGCACGAAACACAACCGAACCAGACTCATCGCAGACAGACACTAACGACACTTCTCGAACTCGATGCTGTCCATGGGGGGCGTAGAACCTTATCTTCTTTCTCTTAAGCGAGGCCTTCACACAGTAGCATCTCGCAAATGACACAGTATAATAGGCGTTGATGGATTGTATTTATTGCCCCATCAGTTTCAACTGATAACGCAAAGATTGTTGAGGGAACAGTGGATAATAGAATGTGAAAGTTGTAACGCGATCGTTTTGCATGCGGTAGCTTGCTTTCCAATGCATAAAGAGAAATATCCAGACAAATAGATGTAGTATCGCTAATATTAGAACTTTTTTTCACGGAAAACAGTGCAACAAACACTTTGGTAATCAAAACAGCCCAGTTTTCCATACTCAACACAATATTGGCATGGTCACCTACTTTTAAATAATAGCCCAACAGGAGCTCCCGCTTCTTTTTTCGATTTCCAGTGCATcgattttccccattttttaatgttttccaattgtatgaaaaatactttttagaTAACGTCAGCTTTGCTGCTATTATAGTGCATTGCGTTTCACATACCTTTAGGCGTTGTGTGATGCTTTGAAAACCAGTTGTTTCAGTCGACATAGAAATTGCATACTTTACTGCGTCATTCACCTAATATCGACTTTTCAAATGTACCGTTCTCAAAAACCGTCTTCTCTATCCCCCAGAATCGGACATCATATGGAAACCATGGAAAAAACATTCCAGCGCGTTCCTCAAACACTCGGAGCTTggagaatttatgcaaaatttgTTCACCCAAAAGCATCCGGATGCACCGAGGGACATCGGGTGGAGTTTACATGGCGTGCAAGGTTTCCAGGGAAGCTATGTAAGTTTACTGCACCGCTCAACCTGGATGCTTTTACAACgagtgttttctttctcctatTTCAGAACGAAGAAGAGGCTACCTACTTGCTACCGAAGGAGCGAGCCAGCATTGTCAATCCGAAGCTGATGCATCTCCTCGGCGGTCCGTGGAGTCTGCGAGCCAATGCGGTGCTGTTGGATTTCTTCAGCAACACGAATCTTGTTGACCTAGCAGTGTACACAAACCGCTACAAAATGCTACACAACGCCATGAATGAAGCGGTCGTGCTAGATATACAATAAACCATGTTTAACATCAACTCTACGTACGCGGCTTGGCGGAACTCATCACGCATAGCTGCCAACATCATTTCTTCGCCAATTCAATGCTCATAAAATATAGCCTTAAGAACATTCGTACACTTGTATTTTGATCCTAAGAACTGAAAACTGAAACTGAGGCATTCAAACACGTTGAGTATTTTAGCTCAGTGAAATCGATCAAACATGTTTGCAAGTACGTCACCGGAAGTGACAGAACGGTTTTTTGGTATTAAAGGAGATGTGATTTGGTATTAAATGATCTTATACGTTGTTGTGGATCctgtagtttttgtttttttatttcacttttcaaaaaCCATGAACTCTTGAGGTAGGAGTACAGCatgcaaaaaaacacatgtaGCAAGATTtacgttgttttttctttttgcggcAGCGATTCGAGTTccttgttttcactttttttatgatttaaaacatgtaaaatgagatattaggattcgaatcccaaatgaataaataagtgAGTACAAAAGTTGCACGTCGTCATAGgtattcgaatcccaagtagAGATCAACAACGAATCATCACAAATGCCTATCTTATTACACGATGTGCAGTCGAAACACGTTGATAAAAGGTTCGTTACACAAAAGGCAACTTTGGGCAGAGGCCGCACACCCCCTACAAGCCACCACATGACCGCACGGCATGAACGCTGTGTTGTACTCATTTTCATAACACACTTTACAGAGCTTCGATTCCACTGGCTCACTGCGTTTTTCATCTTCCGAAGCTTCGCTGCTTTCTCGTACGTTGTCCTTACCAACGGTCAATTCGGATGGCTCTGCCACTTGCTGAGTTTTCTTGGCTTTGCAGTTTTCAATAAACGTGCGAGTTTTCATCAGCCTGAGGTAGTGACAATCTTCGTAGTATTTAGCATGCTCCTCCCAGGGATCATCATCCGGGATCCAGCCCTTCAGTTGTCCACCGCAGCTGAAACACGCCACCTGGTCACTTTCTCCGGTGTAAACAAATCCTGCTTCAACCAGTTGCTCCGGTATTTGTGGAAGTGCAATCGGCCAATCGTCGAATGTTTTCAATCGCTGCTCAAATTCGGCGTACGAGGGACATTTAGCACGTTCTTTGAATTTTTCGACTTCTTTCGCTAACGCCTGACGGTTGTACGCTGCTGCCGATACCGCATCGGTGAGCCTCAACGATCCGGGAGCTATTGGTTCTCCGGCTGCTTGTTGCGCAGGTGACACTTTCTGACTTCTCACACCGACCGTATCAAACACAGGTTGTGGAACATCATTCAGAAAGTTTTCGTCCAGAGGCACATTGTTTGTCTGGCGTCTCGTCATCAAAGGGCAGTGCCGCGACCAGCGTAGATGTTCCCTTGCTGCATCGTCTGTTAGTTCCCATGAGCCAATCTCAACGAGACAGAAGTAACACTTAACTGTATCTCTTGCTCCAGTATAATAAAATCCAAAGCGAGCCAGAGTTTCAGGCCTAATGATCAACGGCTTAGGCCACCTGGAAAAAGTTTCCAACCGTTTTGACTCTTCGTTAAGCCCATCATTTGAACTGCCtgaatggtgatggtgatgcacCAGTTCAATCGGCACTGGAGTACCCATCATATTGCtttattggtttttaaaatatatcaaGAGATTAGTTTGCAATCTCTAACAATTCCAAAGGAATTCCTTGATGTCCTGAATCGTATTGaataaatataacaaaatttgAGCAGTGATGAtctgaaaagagagaaaaaaaatactatcaaatggaaagtaaacaaatttcactggACGCGTTGTTGTTCGTTCGTAAATTCTgttaaagattgaaaaagattgattaaacagggcggccagatacGGAGGAACTAGTGCAAACGCGCTGGTCGCAAAGCGTTCCgacaccgtgaattgtgcggccgtcaaagtgttaacgatacacactacggttcaaatactcgtaggatgaatttaacgaattaatgtatcaccaattgcatacattcagtttaaacgccCACAAGCTACACGTCatgatcgaaaacatggcggccggggcctcatttactcttttaccgataATTATGCTAGTAGTAATAGATGTGTTAGTAATAGATAAGTgataagtgttttttttttttaatatttgaacggccaggccgtattgTACTTTTTGTACCAAAAGATAACATTAAGTGATAAGTGTTAGTGAGATAAGATCTAGCGTAAAGATAACTTGTAAAATTACATCAATAAATGTAATTTAGTCTAAGCTGAACCATCGACTTGAAGCTATCGGAAACAttggtccttcgaaccggataGAATTTGGATTGTCGAAACATTCATCCGGAATAAACCGCGTTAGAGCGTTGATTCGTGGATAGGGTTTTAGTTCAGTGGATGGTAGCTAGATTCACTACTTCGTGGTAGTTGCCGTTTTGAAATTGTGAACTTTGGACATGTACGTGACCGACCGTGTCAAGCGGCAACCGAATCCAGCATAGCGTGCGCATTTGATACGACGCTACAGTGTGGCATAAAAAGTTAGCATTTCTCGGGAcagaaataataaagaaaatgcCGGTTACGGACAAAATGGTGCGTCAGTTGAAACGCGTATATAGCTGGGGCTGATTTTTTTGAGGAATTCATCGAAAATTATACAGAAAGCCAGCAATGCCAGATAAGCAGCCTCCTCATTTCGTTAGAAGAGGCTAAGGCTAACTTCGAAACTGCGAGAGAAAAGTTACTTACGGAGCACGAAGAAAGTGATGCGGTGGAacttttgaaggaaaaacaagcctTCTATGGAAAGTTCCACCGAGTGAAGGGCTTTCTGTTGGAGAAGCAAGATGGGGTGGATAGGCCTGCCGCAAATAGCACAATGGCGAATGCAAGTTTTTCAAATTCGCAAGTGAGGCTTCCCAAAATTGATTTACCGGCTTTCGATggtgacaaaacaaaatggatgagcTTCAAGGACCGCTTCACTGCAATGGTTCACGATGCAGAGTTGTCGGACATAAGGAAGCTGCAATATTTGTTGGCTTCGCTAAAAGGAGCTGCCAGGTTATTCGACCACGTAAAGCTTGTAGAAGGAAACTACAACAGTTCGTGGCAGGCTCTACTGGATCGGTTTGATGATGCGAAGATGCTGAAACGGGACTATTTCAAGGCGCTAGTGGAACTGCAACCGATGGCTGCCGCAACGGGGGAGGAATTGATTCGTATCGTCAACGAGTTGAAGCGCTTAGTACTTGGAATGGATAGACTGCAGGCGCCTGTATCTTCCTGGGATATACCATTATCAAGTCTGGTAAGATACAAGTTCGACGAGCAAACACTAATGGCATTCGAATTTATTGCAGCCGAGCAGAAGACGGACACCTTTAAGGCATTGATGGAGTTTTGTGAGCGCCGCATCAAGATTTTGACAAACTCGGTCGTCCACACGCAAAACAGGATCGACACGAGGCCGGCAATCGGTGGAACAAACGCAAATCATGATCATCAAGGTACTCGAAAGCCTTCACAAAGACAGTATCCTGCTTCAATGTCCTGTGCAGCACAGACAGGCAACATGTTCAGAGGGTGTGTGTTGTGTAAGGCCGAACATCATATCGCAAGATGCGAGAGATTTGCAAAGATGTCGTTGTCAGAGCGCCACCAACAGATTGCGAAGGTTGAGTCTTTGTGCTTCAACTGCTTGGGAAAGGAGCATCAAGCAAGATTCTGTAAGGCCCAGTCAAGATGCGGAAACTGTCAGAAACGGcatcacacattttttttatgtggcacggcATCCCCAAGCGgtacaaggcctctctccgaggAGAGTTTTCGGTGACCAAAAGGACGGTATATTATGTATaaatcggtggtcagccgttcgaaataccggggggtgccagacttgagattcgatcccacccctgtggcgtggtgtttcctcgcactaccgctgcgccatgggcatcACACCTTAGTATGCAACAAAAACGACCTGATTACCCCGCAAACAGAGAGCAGCATAAGCGCCACAACATACAGTACCAGGCATTCAAAGTCGGACActtgaaaattgaataatctTTTCACTTTGAGTTaagttatcttcttcttcgaagcacctagcGACACGAAACTGCACAGGAGACTTCTCCAACCTTTGTTCTTTACGAATatgcaaaaacaagaaacaaaaaatactccAATTGCGGAAATAATGGAAcacgaatgaaaaaagtatTGTTTTCGGGCCAGGCACTAAAAGTCGGACACctcattttatcattttatcaagtgttttttttttttaatatttgaacggccaggccgtattgTACTTTTTGTACCAAAAGATAACATTAAGTGATAAGTGTTAGTGAGATAAGATCTAGCGTAAAGATAACTTGTAAAATTACATCAATAAATGTAATTTAGTCTAAGCTGAACCATCGACTTGAAGCTATCGGAAACAttggtccttcgaaccggataGAATTTGGATTGTCGAAACATTCATCCGGAATAAACCGCGTTAGAGCGTTGATTCGTGGATAGGGTTTTAGTTCAGTGGATGGTAGCTAGATTCACTACTTCGTGGTAGTTGCCGTTTTGAAATTGTGAACTTTGGACATGTACGTGACCGACCGTGTCAAGCGGCAACCGAATCCAGCATAGCGTGCGCATTTGATACGACGCTACAGTGTGGCATAAAAAGTTAGCATTTCTCGGGAcagaaataataaagaaaatgcCGGTTACGGACAAAATGGTGCGTCAGTTGAAACGCGTATATAGCTGGGGCTGATTTTTTTGAGGAATTCATCGAAAATTATACAGAAAGCCAGCAATGCCAGATAAGCAGCCTCCTCATTTCGTTAGAAGAGGCTAAGGCTAACTTCGAAACTGCGAGAGAAAAGTTACTTACGGAGCACGAAGAAAGTGATGCGGTGGAacttttgaaggaaaaacaagcctTCTATGGAAAGTTCCACCGAGTGAAGGGCTTTCTGTTGGAGAAGCAAGATGGGGTGGATAGGCCTGCCGCAAATAGCACAATGGCGAATGCAAGTTTTTCAAATTCGCAAGTGAGGCTTCCCAAAATTGATTTACCGGCTTTCGATggtgacaaaacaaaatggatgagcTTCAAGGACCGCTTCACTGCAATGGTTCACGATGCAGAGTTGTCGGACATAAGGAAGCTGCAATATTTGTTGGCTTCGCTAAAAGGAGCTGCCAGGTTATTCGACCACGTAAAGCTTGTAGAAGGAAACTACAACAGTTCGTGGCAGGCTCTACTGGATCGGTTTGATGATGCGAAGATGCTGAAACGGGACTATTTCAAGGCGCTAGTGGAACTGCAACCGATGGCTGCCGCAACGGGGGAGGAATTGATTCGTATCGTCAACGAGTTGAAGCGCTTAGTACTTGGAATGGATAGACTGCAGGCGCCTGTATCTTCCTGGGATATACCATTATCAAGTCTGGTAAGATACAAGTTCGACGAGCAAACACTAATGGCATTCGAATTTATTGCAGCCGAGCAGAAGACGGACACCTTTAAGGCATTGATGGAGTTTTGTGAGCGCCGCATCAAGATTTTGACAAACTCGGTCGTCCACACGCAAAACAGGATCGACACGAGGCCGGCAATCGGTGGAACAAACGCAAATCATGATCATCAAGGTACTCGAAAGCCTTCACAAAGACAGTATCCTGCTTCAATGTCCTGTGCAGCACAGACAGGCAACATGTTCAGAGGGTGTGTGTTGTGTAAGGCCGAACATCATATCGCAAGATGCGAGAGATTTGCAAAGATGTCGTTGTCAGAGCGCCACCAACAGATTGCGAAGGTTGAGTCTTTGTGCTTCAACTGCTTGGGAAAGGAGCATCAAGCAAGATTCTGTAAGGCCCAGTCAAGATGCGGAAACTGTCAGAAACGGcatcacacattttttttatgtggcacggcATCCCCAAGCGgtacaaggcctctctccgaggAGAGTTTTCGGTGACCAAAAGGACGGTATATTATGTATaaatcggtggtcagccgttcgaaataccggggggtgccagacttgagattcgatcccacccctgtggcgtggtgtttcctcgcactaccgctgcgccatgggcatcACACCTTAGTATGCAACAAAAACGACCTGATTACCCCGCAAACAGAGAGCAGCATAAGCGCCACAACATACAGTACCAGGCATTCAAAGTCGGACActtgaaaattgaataatctTTTCACTTTGAGTTaagttatcttcttcttcgaagcacctagcGACACGAAACTGCACAGGAGACTTCTCCAACCTTTGTTCTTTACGAATatgcaaaaacaagaaacaaaaaatactccAATTGCGGAAATAATGGAAcacgaatgaaaaaagtatTGTTTTCGGGCCAGGCACTAAAAGTCGGACACCTCATTTTATCATGAATTTCTCGGTAATATGGAAGAAATAGTCATGTATCAATATGGCACAAGTAAATTGAGTTGGTAACTAGTAGGTGAGCATCAAGTGTAGTGGAAATTTTAGTCACTGAAAATGCCTACAATAGGTTTTAGAAAAATCGTCATACACAACATGACTCAGGGCAAAAGTGTCCGAGAAATTAATGAATTAACGAATATAAGTCGGCCAACAGTTCATGATATTATTAAGATATATACAGCTAACAAAAGagttcaaaataaaactaataataGAGAAAAAATACGTAAAATTAGCGATCAAGACGGACGGAACGTTATTAGACAAGTTCGTTCAAACCCATTTACGAGTGCTGTTGAACTTCAAAAAAGGCTGAGTGACATGCGTGGATTACATTTTGACGTTTTAACTGTACGGCGTTTTCTAAGAAAACCCCATTTGTTCGGAAGAAAGGCTGTAAAAAAACTAGTCACATCCGAAAAATAAGTTAACTACGGCTTGATTTCGTAAAATAATGCATGGATAAAGATGTAGAATTTTGATCATAGGTATCACtttaattttactaaaaacttctCAAACAACCATGTTGTAGCTagatttgattattttgacaggttttgttaagaaacgaaacaaaaatcaacctTTATGCATCAGATGACTGCCAATATGTAAGGAGGAAAGCTGGTGAATCTTACGACGAAAAGTTATAATATATATTACGGTATAACCATAAAGACTGCGAATCAAGAAGGGTGGATACATAATGATTTGGGGTTGTATGGCTACCCAGGGGTTAGGAAAACTGCATGTCATTCGTGGAAACATGGATGCAATTTATTACATCAATATTCTAAACGAAAATGTGCATGCGAGTGTTGAAGAACTAGGCATCACGAACAACTTTGGATTTTATCTGGACAACCATCCTAAACATACAGCTTTCATGACGAAGGTGTAGTTGCTCTACAACTGcccatttgttttcttaaccCCAACACAGTCTGCAGACTTAAATGTaatcaaacatgtttgacattcgttaatgaaaaatgttgctaAGCATTAGCCAACTTATCAATATTGGAATCATTAGTGAAAGAAGAATTGGAAAAAGTTGACCAAAAATTTGTCTGAAGTTAGTTGAAAGTGTACCCAAAAGATTACAAGCAGTAATAACTGCCAATGGTAATGCTACCAAAGATTAAAACAATGGTTTCTGTGTGATGTGTAAGGTGTCCGGCTTTTAGTGTCTGGCTCGAAAACAAGACTTTTTTCATTCGTGTTCCAATATTTCCGCAATtggaggattttttgtttctttgttttgaatattcgCAAAGAACAAAGGTTGGAGAAGTCCTCTGTGCAGTTTCGTGTCgctaggtgcttcgaagaagaagataacttAACTCAAAGTGAAAAGATTGTTCAATTTTCAAGTGTCCGACTTTGAATGCCTGGTACTGTACATACAAACTCCACAAGAGAAAATGATTTAGTTGTCAACAGCTCAGGTGTTAATTTGCAACGATGAAGGTAGAGAATTTCCAGCTAGAGCGTTACTGGATCAGGGGTCGCAATCCAACTTCATGAGCGAACGGTTGGTGCAGCAGTTGAAGCTAAAGAAAAGGCGACTAAATAAACCGTTGTCCGGGATCGGAGCAGTTTCGCTAAAGGCAGAGACGATGGTGGTAGCTACCATGAAATCACAAGCATCAACCTTTGTGTCTCGAGAAAATTGGTTGGTGCTGCGAAACATTACAGCGAACTTTCCTGCACAAACTCGGAACACGGAGTCCTGGAACATTCCCCAAGGAATAATATTGGCAGATCCAGCTTTCTTCCGGAGTGAGCGGATAGTCCTTTTGATTGGTGCAGAGTTATTTTGTGAGTTGCTCCAATAAAGTCAACTGAAGATAGCAGCTCACTTGCCAAAGCTCCTGAAGCCTTGGTTGGATTGTATGCGGCAGGGAAGAACGAGTCTCCGAAAATGCAGCTGAGGTCGTCTGTTCCTGTTTGGCTGACAACGATCTTGGGGCATTTGAGAAGCTGGCTAGCCTGGAAGCAATACCGGAAGAACGCGTTCGGTCCGGGCAAGATGAAGAATGTGAAAAGTTTTCTCTGACCTCAACCAGGCGCACCGAGTCAGGAAAGGATGTCGTTAACTTGTCCAAGGTTGCCAATTTCGAGGAAAAGCTGAGAGATTCCCTTGAAGGTATACAGTTACCCATGGCTTCACGCTGCGCGAATGATTTCTATGTGGATGACATCTTGTCTGGCGCAGCGAGCACGGAGGAAGCGGGAAAAATGGTCAAGGAGCTCAGTGAGTTGTTCCGCATGGGAGGGTTTGGGCTCCGCAAGTGGGCTTCCAATGAGCTTGAAGCACTTGAAGCTATCACACCGGAGCACATCGCAAAGGCAGAAAATTGTGAGTTTGGGACGGGGCCTATAGGAGCGGTGTCCACATTGGGTTTGTCGTGGAACACTTCGTCGGACGTCTTGAGTGTTCAAGGTAGGCCACCGCAATATATCTAAGCCCCTGTGTGGCATTGGGTGAATTCTCCTCACGGAAGTTGGAAGACATTCGTAGCGAATTGCTCATCGAACATCCAGCGGAACACGGAAGGAGGTCAATGAAGACAAGTGCCGGAAGTCGAGAACCCGGCAGATCTGGTGGCTAGAAGGGTGAATCCTGCTTCAAGAACACGCCGAAGCTGGTGGTGCAACCAATGGGGGAGTTACCTGCATCAAGAGTGGCGGAAGCAAGACCGTTTGTCAAATCAGAGGTGGACTAATGCGGCCCAGGGTAC
Coding sequences within:
- the LOC131264974 gene encoding putative alpha-L-fucosidase; translated protein: MSLVRLCFVLLSLVCSQRQAFTAARKYEPTWESLDARPLPRWYDDAKVGIFIHWGVYAVPSFGTEWFWINWQGSKTEAYVQFMRDNYKPGFTYQDFASDFTAELFNATEWAELFERSGARYVVLTSKHHEGYTLWPSHHTFGWNAVDVGPHRDILGELAGAIRANGKLTFGVYYSLFEWFNRLYTDDKLHAFLKRDYVDGKVWPELKELINTYRPEVLWSDGDWEAPDGYWKAKEFFTWLYNDSPVRDTIVTNDRWGMGTLCLHGDFHTCSDRYNPGVLQKHKWENALTLDKQSWGHRGNARLEDFMTTAELIAEIATTVSCGGNILINVGPTKAGTIDPIFAERLVDMGSWLKVNGEAIYKTRPWMYQNDTLTAGVWYTAARQPSSSGVRTSAKARDTSFTTVYAIVLNYPYKTNSVQLGVFSNDVRKIVQITMLGYGTALKWKPSSEGIVVEFPVKNEIDRLKLHHGWTLKITLSSQWP